Proteins encoded within one genomic window of Bradyrhizobium sp. 186:
- a CDS encoding class I SAM-dependent methyltransferase: protein MSNVDKVFAGSIPGIYDTYFVPLIFSDFADDIARRVAALSPSALLETAAGTGAVTRAVAAALPHDFRYVATDLNEPMLAIAAQRQGEDPRVSWRQADASALPFDDAEFDAVCCQFGAMFFPDRVKAYAETRRVLKPNGTFLFNVWDRIEENVFAHDVTMALGELFPDDPPRFMARTPHGYFDHAIIRADLERAGFGNMSIETRSALSRAPTPDLVAFAYCQGTPLRSEIEARSAGDLQAATDAVAEAIRTRHGSGPVEAKIQALVITARR, encoded by the coding sequence ATGTCCAATGTTGATAAGGTCTTCGCCGGCTCGATCCCGGGGATCTACGACACCTATTTCGTGCCGCTGATCTTCTCCGATTTCGCCGACGATATCGCGAGGCGCGTGGCGGCGCTCTCTCCCTCGGCGCTGCTGGAGACGGCCGCGGGCACTGGCGCGGTGACGCGCGCCGTAGCCGCCGCACTGCCTCACGACTTCCGCTACGTCGCAACCGATCTCAACGAGCCGATGCTCGCAATCGCGGCGCAGCGCCAGGGGGAGGATCCGCGCGTCTCCTGGCGTCAGGCCGATGCATCGGCTTTGCCGTTCGATGATGCCGAGTTCGACGCGGTATGCTGCCAGTTCGGCGCCATGTTCTTTCCGGACCGCGTCAAGGCGTATGCGGAGACAAGGCGCGTCCTCAAGCCGAACGGCACGTTCCTGTTCAACGTCTGGGACCGCATCGAGGAGAACGTATTCGCGCACGATGTCACGATGGCCCTCGGCGAGCTGTTTCCCGATGACCCGCCCCGTTTCATGGCCCGGACACCACACGGCTACTTCGACCACGCGATCATCAGGGCCGATCTCGAACGCGCGGGTTTTGGCAACATGTCGATCGAAACGCGGTCGGCGCTCAGCCGCGCGCCGACGCCCGACCTTGTGGCGTTCGCCTACTGCCAGGGCACGCCGCTCCGCAGCGAGATCGAGGCCAGAAGCGCGGGCGACCTTCAGGCAGCGACCGATGCGGTAGCCGAGGCGATCCGGACGCGTCATGGATCCGGGCCGGTCGAAGCAAAGATTCAGGCCCTGGTGATCACGGCTCGACGGTAG
- a CDS encoding oligosaccharide flippase family protein yields MLNRHFSIYLVAYILPAVVGFFAVTAYTRLLTPAEYGVYVVGISIAGILGAIFFAWIKLSVSRYQAMSAEVDFRGTAMVAFALTAAVLCAATPLVFLFRSDVSVELLLASMFVAIMANAVDVGQEFERAKLRPYRFAAISIVRSVSSVGFGLLGIWLGWGGMGLLAAFGLGSLTGIILNLVGDRTKIARFQYGQFTQLARYGLPLTLAGLSVALYSTCDRLIVAWLLGKDAAGIFGVAADLPRQFMVMIASSVAAATVPLVFRTLSEKNDETTRERLSESLELLLVVVAPVAVWLALAADQVAGTLVGIDFRAGVSALLPTLVLARFFGIANQFYVQISFQLAERPFMLAAQSFVTLVLSVALMFALVAGYGLYGAALATLATEAIGLLVAVVLMHRAHPVPFDFNRLAGVAASAAAMAAAILIARSQANGTGLVPLIIVSLAGGLAYAAAAWLLNVANVRTLSLRFLRTFNRKALGV; encoded by the coding sequence ATGCTGAATCGCCATTTCTCTATTTATCTCGTGGCCTACATCCTGCCTGCGGTGGTGGGCTTCTTCGCGGTGACGGCCTACACAAGGCTGCTGACCCCGGCGGAGTACGGCGTCTATGTGGTCGGCATCAGCATTGCCGGCATTTTGGGTGCGATCTTCTTTGCCTGGATCAAGCTGTCGGTATCGCGCTATCAGGCGATGTCGGCGGAAGTGGATTTTCGCGGCACGGCAATGGTCGCGTTCGCGCTCACGGCCGCCGTGCTCTGCGCCGCGACCCCGCTGGTGTTCCTGTTCCGTAGCGACGTCAGCGTGGAGCTGCTGCTTGCCAGCATGTTCGTCGCGATCATGGCGAATGCGGTTGATGTCGGCCAGGAATTCGAACGCGCCAAGCTGCGGCCCTACCGCTTCGCCGCCATTTCGATCGTGCGTAGCGTGTCGAGCGTCGGCTTCGGCCTGCTCGGCATCTGGCTCGGCTGGGGCGGCATGGGCCTGCTCGCGGCATTCGGCCTGGGCTCGCTCACCGGCATCATCCTGAACCTCGTCGGCGACCGCACGAAGATTGCGCGCTTCCAGTACGGCCAGTTCACGCAGCTGGCACGCTATGGCCTGCCGCTGACGCTGGCCGGCCTTTCGGTCGCGCTGTACTCGACCTGCGACCGGCTCATCGTCGCCTGGCTGCTCGGCAAGGATGCTGCCGGCATCTTCGGCGTGGCCGCCGATCTGCCGCGCCAGTTCATGGTCATGATCGCCTCGAGCGTCGCCGCGGCGACCGTGCCGCTGGTGTTCCGGACGCTGTCGGAGAAGAACGATGAGACGACGCGGGAGCGGCTGAGCGAGAGCCTCGAGCTGCTGCTCGTCGTCGTCGCGCCCGTTGCCGTCTGGCTTGCGCTTGCGGCGGATCAGGTTGCGGGTACCCTCGTCGGCATCGATTTTCGCGCTGGCGTCTCGGCGCTGCTGCCGACCCTGGTGCTTGCCCGCTTCTTCGGCATCGCCAATCAATTCTATGTGCAGATCAGTTTTCAGCTCGCCGAGCGGCCCTTCATGCTGGCGGCGCAGTCGTTCGTCACGCTGGTGCTGAGCGTGGCCCTGATGTTCGCGCTGGTCGCAGGCTACGGCCTCTACGGTGCGGCGCTGGCGACGCTTGCGACCGAGGCGATCGGCCTCCTTGTCGCCGTCGTCCTGATGCACCGCGCCCATCCGGTCCCGTTCGACTTCAACCGGCTCGCCGGCGTCGCCGCCTCCGCTGCCGCGATGGCGGCTGCGATCCTCATTGCGCGATCGCAGGCCAACGGCACCGGCCTGGTCCCGCTCATCATCGTGAGCCTCGCCGGCGGGCTCGCTTATGCCGCCGCGGCGTGGCTGCTGAACGTCGCGAATGTGCGGACGCTGTCGCTGCGTTTCCTGCGGACATTCAACCGGAAGGCGCTTGGCGTTTAG
- a CDS encoding DNA-binding domain-containing protein, with product MSPEQDPCFAAAFAPALLDPVRLAPPIVTGPNGKGPGKRYDVYRNNVTVSLIDALAAIYPAVQRITGTGFFRAMARFHVRGTPPTSPSLFDYGRDFPAFIAQYEHAQTMPWLADVARIERAWLDAYHAADAAPLSPAQLAAVAPERLGDLVFTPHPAARIVRSQFSAVTIFAANRDTSPIERIDAATPEDALITRAEFDVVVRHLPPGGAVFATSLTSGRSLGEAAALALDAAADFDIASNITGLIEAGAFTSIAFGDV from the coding sequence ATGTCGCCTGAGCAGGACCCTTGCTTTGCCGCAGCCTTTGCACCGGCGCTGCTGGATCCAGTGCGCCTCGCGCCGCCGATCGTGACCGGTCCGAACGGCAAGGGGCCCGGCAAGCGCTACGATGTCTACCGCAACAACGTCACGGTCAGCCTGATCGACGCGCTCGCTGCGATCTACCCAGCGGTGCAGCGCATCACCGGCACCGGCTTCTTCCGCGCCATGGCGCGCTTCCATGTCCGCGGCACACCGCCGACCTCGCCGTCGCTGTTCGACTATGGCCGCGACTTCCCGGCCTTCATCGCGCAATATGAACATGCGCAGACGATGCCATGGCTCGCCGATGTCGCACGCATCGAGCGGGCCTGGCTCGATGCCTATCACGCCGCCGACGCAGCACCGCTGTCGCCGGCGCAGCTTGCCGCAGTTGCGCCGGAGCGGCTGGGCGATCTCGTTTTCACACCGCACCCGGCGGCGCGGATCGTGCGGTCGCAATTCTCGGCGGTGACGATATTCGCCGCCAACCGCGATACGTCGCCCATCGAGCGCATCGACGCTGCGACACCGGAGGACGCGCTGATCACGCGTGCCGAATTCGATGTCGTGGTCCGGCACCTGCCGCCCGGCGGGGCGGTCTTCGCGACCAGCCTGACGTCGGGTCGGTCGCTCGGCGAGGCCGCTGCGCTCGCGCTGGACGCCGCGGCCGACTTCGACATCGCTTCGAACATCACCGGCCTGATCGAGGCGGGCGCATTCACGTCAATCGCTTTCGGAGACGTCTGA
- a CDS encoding L,D-transpeptidase — protein MKNRLTTAQTTVAMRRWGPPGIVTLAAMVAFAALSSAAAAKQARQPAETVAPREAGEPIMAIVSIKSQQVTFYDADGWILRAPVSTGTTGRETPAGVFAVIEKDKDHHSTMYDDAWMPNMQRITWNGIALHGGPLPGYAASHGCVRMPFGFAEGLFERTQIGMRVIISPNDAAPVDFSHPALFMPKREAIEAAPNHVDKLSGEAEEATRAADETKKAAAAAAKEAAGLPVSLRKLEQQKARADAELVFADKSLAAAKTDQAMAKAEEFKQKAAAKAADAATQLDAAKAAAQPKRDAVAATKDAAKAAATKKADAVKAATDAKLALEPVSVYISRATQKLYVRRNTHKPAPDGGGEVFDTSIEVPITIRNPDQPLGTHIFTAMAKNGTGLRWSVVTIENADDAKNALDRITIPQEVLDRIAPTALPRSSIIISDEPLSSETNYRTEFVAVLSNHPQGGFITRKPTAPPMAIASDDSWDNGGNGFGFFFQQRNPEPQPVNPRRRGGQYQYYQPAQPMQRSFW, from the coding sequence ATGAAAAACCGACTGACGACGGCGCAAACCACCGTGGCGATGCGGCGTTGGGGGCCTCCCGGAATTGTGACGCTGGCGGCGATGGTCGCCTTTGCGGCGCTGAGCTCGGCCGCCGCGGCGAAGCAGGCACGGCAGCCCGCCGAGACGGTGGCGCCGCGTGAGGCCGGCGAGCCGATCATGGCGATCGTGTCGATCAAGAGCCAGCAGGTCACCTTCTACGACGCCGACGGCTGGATTCTGCGCGCGCCGGTGTCGACCGGCACGACCGGGCGCGAGACCCCCGCCGGCGTCTTCGCCGTCATCGAGAAGGACAAGGACCACCACTCGACCATGTATGATGATGCCTGGATGCCGAACATGCAGCGCATCACCTGGAACGGCATCGCGCTGCACGGCGGGCCGCTGCCCGGCTATGCCGCCTCGCATGGCTGCGTGCGGATGCCCTTCGGCTTTGCCGAGGGCCTGTTCGAGAGGACGCAGATCGGGATGCGGGTGATCATCTCGCCGAACGATGCGGCCCCGGTCGATTTCTCTCATCCCGCGCTGTTCATGCCGAAGCGAGAGGCCATTGAGGCGGCGCCGAACCATGTCGACAAGCTCTCCGGCGAGGCCGAGGAGGCCACCCGCGCGGCCGACGAGACCAAGAAGGCCGCTGCGGCGGCAGCGAAGGAGGCCGCGGGGCTCCCTGTGTCGCTGCGCAAGCTGGAACAGCAAAAGGCCCGCGCCGACGCCGAGCTCGTCTTCGCCGACAAGTCGCTGGCCGCCGCAAAGACCGACCAGGCTATGGCAAAGGCTGAGGAGTTCAAGCAGAAGGCGGCTGCCAAGGCGGCGGATGCAGCGACGCAGCTCGACGCCGCCAAGGCGGCCGCGCAGCCGAAGCGCGACGCCGTCGCTGCCACAAAGGACGCCGCCAAGGCCGCGGCGACCAAGAAGGCCGATGCCGTCAAGGCGGCGACCGACGCAAAACTCGCGCTCGAGCCGGTCTCCGTCTACATCAGCCGCGCGACGCAGAAGCTTTACGTGCGGCGGAACACGCATAAGCCGGCGCCGGATGGCGGCGGCGAGGTGTTCGATACCAGCATCGAGGTTCCCATCACGATCCGCAATCCCGACCAGCCGCTCGGCACGCATATCTTCACGGCGATGGCGAAGAACGGCACCGGCCTGCGCTGGAGCGTGGTCACGATCGAAAACGCCGACGACGCCAAAAACGCGCTCGACCGGATCACCATCCCGCAGGAGGTGCTCGATAGGATCGCGCCGACCGCATTGCCGCGGTCGTCGATCATCATCTCGGACGAGCCGCTGAGCAGCGAGACCAACTACCGTACCGAGTTCGTTGCGGTACTGAGCAACCATCCCCAGGGCGGCTTCATCACGCGCAAGCCGACCGCGCCTCCGATGGCGATTGCGAGCGATGACAGCTGGGATAATGGCGGCAACGGCTTCGGCTTCTTCTTCCAGCAGCGCAATCCCGAACCGCAGCCCGTCAACCCGCGCCGGCGCGGCGGCCAGTACCAGTACTATCAACCGGCGCAGCCGATGCAGCGGAGCTTTTGGTAG
- a CDS encoding DUF692 domain-containing protein, protein MNAAIGPVPSTPMPLRFPIPLGRVAGTSFKHEHLKAILADGPQRGFFEVHAENYMGAGGPPHRALEAIRRDHPLSLHGVCMSIGGPQPLDKAHLARFRCLVARYQPALVSEHLAWSTHETSFFNDLLPLPYTEAMLRHVCDHIDQMQEAIRRPILLENPSTYLAFVESTIAETDFIRSVADRTGCGLLLDINNVFVSATNHGFSALDYLADFPLSRVGEIHLAGHAEQSDDEGDLLLIDSHDGPVADAVWKLYEIVVQRRGPVPTLIEWDSKIPNWQVLQAEAAAAQAILDRCRPAALTGDRDVA, encoded by the coding sequence ATGAATGCAGCGATCGGGCCTGTCCCGTCCACACCCATGCCCCTCCGCTTTCCGATCCCACTCGGCCGCGTCGCCGGCACCAGCTTCAAGCACGAGCACCTCAAGGCGATCCTCGCCGACGGACCGCAACGCGGCTTCTTCGAGGTCCATGCCGAGAACTACATGGGCGCAGGCGGGCCGCCGCATCGCGCGCTGGAAGCGATCCGCCGCGATCACCCGCTGTCGCTGCATGGCGTGTGCATGTCGATCGGCGGTCCACAGCCGCTCGACAAGGCGCATCTGGCTCGCTTTCGCTGCCTGGTGGCGCGCTACCAACCGGCGCTGGTATCCGAGCATCTCGCCTGGTCGACGCATGAGACCAGCTTCTTCAACGACCTGTTGCCGCTGCCCTACACCGAGGCGATGCTGCGCCACGTCTGCGATCACATCGACCAGATGCAGGAGGCGATCCGGCGCCCGATCCTGCTGGAAAACCCTTCGACCTATCTCGCCTTCGTCGAGTCGACGATAGCCGAGACCGATTTCATCCGCAGCGTCGCCGATCGCACCGGATGCGGGCTGCTGCTCGACATCAACAATGTATTCGTATCCGCGACCAATCACGGATTTTCGGCGCTCGACTATCTCGCCGATTTCCCGCTGTCGCGCGTTGGCGAGATTCACCTCGCCGGTCATGCGGAGCAGAGCGACGACGAAGGCGATCTGTTGCTGATCGACAGCCATGACGGCCCGGTCGCGGACGCCGTGTGGAAACTCTACGAGATCGTTGTCCAGCGCCGCGGTCCGGTGCCGACGCTGATCGAGTGGGACAGCAAGATCCCGAATTGGCAAGTCCTGCAAGCGGAGGCGGCCGCCGCGCAGGCGATCCTCGATCGTTGCCGCCCGGCCGCGCTGACAGGAGATCGTGATGTCGCCTGA
- a CDS encoding endo-1,4-beta-xylanase → MTRKLDRREFLLGSAATLAAGASASAVPASKLAQRRPGFGAAATLWDLQADPRLGEAISTYCTQVVPVLELKWPMLRPDAHTFAFERADAIFDFARQNDLTMRGHALAWYHDIPDWTKQIKDTKGVERAFVDHIATVVSYYKDKLTSWDVVNEPIPDNPRSPKDRRDTFWTQHLGDRWIPLAFRTAAAADPYVKLAINEYDIESAKDSFIAKRAAYRNLIMDLLDQGIPLHAVGLQSHLHAELEIDTHGLAEFVTELRSWGLEVLVTELDVDDQKLTGNPAERDAVVAKRVDDLLTAISTSGPVRSILTWGLSDRYSWINGTFARKDKQPNRPLPLDGEFKPKPFMDVLTKFTKDV, encoded by the coding sequence ATGACCCGCAAGCTCGACAGACGCGAATTTCTCCTCGGTAGCGCCGCAACGCTTGCGGCGGGCGCATCGGCGTCCGCAGTGCCGGCGTCGAAACTTGCCCAACGTCGCCCGGGCTTTGGTGCTGCCGCCACGCTCTGGGACCTGCAAGCCGATCCGCGGCTCGGCGAAGCCATCAGCACCTATTGCACGCAGGTCGTGCCGGTGCTCGAGCTGAAATGGCCGATGCTGCGGCCGGACGCGCACACCTTCGCCTTCGAACGCGCGGACGCCATATTCGATTTTGCACGGCAGAACGATTTGACGATGCGCGGCCACGCGCTCGCCTGGTATCACGACATTCCAGACTGGACCAAGCAGATCAAGGATACGAAGGGCGTCGAGCGCGCCTTCGTCGACCACATCGCAACCGTCGTCTCCTACTACAAGGACAAGCTGACGTCGTGGGACGTCGTCAACGAGCCGATCCCGGACAATCCGCGCAGTCCAAAAGACCGGCGCGATACGTTCTGGACGCAGCACCTGGGCGACCGCTGGATTCCGCTGGCCTTCCGCACCGCGGCCGCAGCCGATCCTTACGTGAAGCTCGCGATCAACGAATACGACATCGAGTCGGCCAAGGACTCGTTCATCGCCAAGCGCGCGGCTTACCGTAACCTCATCATGGACCTGCTCGACCAGGGCATTCCGCTTCACGCCGTGGGCCTCCAGTCGCATCTACATGCCGAGCTCGAGATCGACACGCACGGGCTGGCCGAATTCGTCACCGAGCTGCGGTCATGGGGTCTCGAGGTTCTCGTCACCGAGCTCGACGTCGACGATCAGAAACTGACGGGCAATCCGGCTGAGCGCGACGCCGTCGTCGCCAAGCGCGTCGACGACCTGTTGACGGCGATCTCGACCAGCGGCCCGGTGCGTTCGATCCTGACCTGGGGCCTTTCGGATCGCTATAGCTGGATCAACGGCACCTTCGCCCGCAAGGACAAGCAGCCGAACCGTCCCTTGCCGCTCGACGGCGAGTTCAAGCCGAAGCCCTTCATGGACGTCCTCACCAAGTTCACGAAGGACGTTTGA
- a CDS encoding glycosyltransferase family 1 protein yields MDVAERTRADSASLPHGGADAPLVPAAPATGRERMVLNLFFEERDDRWFPGDRRIRPLLRRMLLGKSWISGQRRVFLNLCAGLDRVGIRYRVNDYGYIRKHPEELACIIGRPFVLDWFAWKNPLLLGVAMYNHPAEAPERLNDLQTRTILVPCTWYADMCRPFWPHVEVWPVGIETDLWTPAPAEQKNVDVLLYDKVRWEHDRYETELIEPIRRHLETSGRTVKVIRYGHYKEDDYKTALAHCRSMIFLCEHESQGIACQQALSSGVPVFAWDRSGPWQDPEYFPHKVRYEGGVSSVPYFDARCGMTFTDANGFVSDWNDFWSHVGAGDFAPRDYVMDNLTLETGALHYYEIAEAVMQRHTR; encoded by the coding sequence ATGGACGTTGCCGAACGTACACGGGCGGATTCAGCCTCCCTGCCGCACGGCGGGGCCGATGCTCCCCTGGTTCCGGCGGCCCCCGCGACTGGCCGCGAACGGATGGTGCTCAACCTGTTCTTCGAGGAGCGGGACGACCGCTGGTTTCCGGGCGACCGCCGCATCCGGCCGTTGCTGCGGCGCATGCTGCTCGGCAAGTCATGGATCAGCGGCCAACGGCGCGTGTTCCTCAATCTCTGCGCCGGGCTGGACAGGGTGGGTATCCGCTACCGGGTCAACGACTACGGCTATATCCGGAAGCACCCGGAGGAGCTCGCCTGCATCATCGGGCGGCCATTCGTGCTCGACTGGTTCGCGTGGAAGAACCCGCTCCTGCTGGGCGTCGCCATGTACAACCATCCGGCGGAAGCACCGGAACGCCTAAACGACCTGCAAACGAGGACCATCCTGGTGCCCTGCACCTGGTACGCCGACATGTGCCGGCCATTTTGGCCGCATGTCGAGGTCTGGCCGGTTGGGATCGAGACCGACCTGTGGACGCCGGCGCCTGCCGAACAGAAGAACGTCGACGTACTGCTCTACGACAAGGTGCGCTGGGAACACGACCGCTACGAGACGGAGCTGATCGAACCGATCCGCCGGCATCTCGAAACGAGCGGCCGCACGGTCAAAGTGATCCGCTACGGCCACTACAAGGAAGACGACTACAAGACGGCGCTGGCGCACTGCCGCAGCATGATCTTCCTTTGCGAGCATGAAAGCCAGGGCATCGCCTGCCAGCAGGCGCTGTCGAGCGGCGTTCCCGTGTTCGCCTGGGACCGTAGCGGACCATGGCAGGACCCGGAGTATTTTCCGCACAAGGTGAGATACGAGGGCGGCGTGTCCTCGGTACCCTATTTCGACGCACGCTGCGGCATGACTTTCACCGATGCGAATGGCTTCGTGTCCGACTGGAACGACTTCTGGTCGCATGTCGGCGCAGGCGACTTCGCACCTCGCGACTATGTGATGGACAATCTGACGCTCGAGACGGGCGCGCTTCACTACTACGAGATCGCTGAAGCGGTGATGCAGCGTCACACGCGCTGA
- a CDS encoding amidohydrolase family protein, with protein MTLPACPKIDCHIHAIDPVRFPYGPDTPYRPGGQEIATAAQLIRVFDVFDVRHALVVATNTGYGSDSRILLDTLKQGGDRFRGVAVVENDIDIAQLERLKAAGVIGVAFNVPFHGTDYYRNTTPLLEKLASLDLFLQIQVEQDQLLDLLPLIETSPVRLVIDHCGRPSVAQGLQGKAFQTLLAIGRERDAHVKLSGYYKFSEQPHPYEDTWPFIAALVDAFTLDRCVWGSDYPFLRAAERLDYGPLLAVLTRLFPDPGDQHRLLWQTPAKLLGFGRAAEQS; from the coding sequence ATGACCTTGCCGGCGTGCCCCAAGATCGACTGCCACATCCACGCCATCGATCCCGTCCGCTTTCCTTATGGTCCCGACACGCCATACCGGCCGGGCGGCCAGGAAATCGCGACGGCGGCGCAGCTGATCCGTGTGTTCGACGTCTTCGATGTCAGACACGCGCTCGTGGTCGCGACCAACACCGGCTACGGCAGCGACAGCCGCATCCTGCTCGACACGCTGAAGCAGGGCGGCGACCGCTTCAGGGGCGTCGCCGTCGTCGAGAATGACATCGATATCGCCCAGCTCGAACGATTGAAGGCGGCCGGGGTGATCGGCGTAGCCTTCAATGTGCCGTTTCACGGCACCGACTATTATCGAAATACGACGCCTCTGCTTGAGAAACTGGCCAGCCTCGACCTGTTCCTCCAGATCCAGGTCGAGCAGGATCAACTGCTCGACCTGCTGCCGCTGATCGAGACATCGCCCGTGCGCCTGGTGATCGATCATTGCGGACGGCCGTCGGTCGCGCAGGGATTGCAAGGCAAGGCGTTCCAGACCCTGCTGGCGATCGGCCGCGAGCGCGATGCTCACGTCAAGCTCTCGGGCTACTACAAATTCTCTGAGCAGCCGCATCCGTATGAAGACACCTGGCCGTTCATTGCCGCGCTCGTCGACGCCTTCACGCTCGATCGCTGCGTCTGGGGATCGGACTATCCGTTCCTTCGTGCAGCCGAACGGCTCGACTACGGGCCGCTGCTCGCGGTGCTGACCCGGCTGTTTCCGGACCCCGGCGATCAGCATCGCCTGTTGTGGCAAACGCCGGCAAAGCTGCTCGGCTTCGGCCGCGCGGCGGAACAATCATAA
- a CDS encoding DUF2282 domain-containing protein, which translates to MSAKLAVTTLVLAGAMSTALATLATAAPLTKAEADAAVAAKKEKCFGVALKGQNDCAAGPGTTCQGTSTTDFQGNAWKFVQGGTCTSIDLPGGKKGSLKPV; encoded by the coding sequence ATGTCTGCCAAACTTGCCGTGACCACGCTCGTTCTCGCCGGCGCCATGTCGACCGCGCTCGCGACACTGGCCACCGCCGCTCCGCTGACCAAGGCCGAGGCCGACGCCGCCGTCGCCGCCAAGAAGGAAAAATGCTTCGGCGTCGCGCTGAAGGGCCAGAACGATTGCGCCGCCGGACCGGGCACAACCTGCCAGGGCACCTCGACCACCGACTTCCAGGGCAATGCATGGAAGTTCGTGCAAGGCGGCACCTGCACCAGCATCGACCTGCCGGGCGGCAAGAAGGGCTCGCTCAAGCCGGTCTGA
- a CDS encoding shikimate dehydrogenase: MSQADGFGFAGIIGLPVAHSRSPVIHNFWLKAHGIRGTYVPLAVKPERLEDALRGLVALGFRGCNVTMPHKQTAMSLLTRVNETAKRIGAVNTIVVEADGTLSGFNNDGNGFVQSLRDARADWRGDAGPILLLGAGGASRAVVVALLENGAREIRIANRTTEKAQALAKEFGSAVSTVAWDDRAAALADVALLVNCTDRGMVGKSALEIDLSRLKPATLTADLIYTPLETPFLAEARARGCVTVNGLGLLLNQARLAFKAWFGIMPDVTPELIKAIEATF, from the coding sequence ATGTCGCAGGCGGACGGATTTGGGTTCGCGGGTATCATTGGACTCCCGGTCGCGCATTCGCGCTCGCCGGTCATTCATAATTTCTGGCTGAAGGCGCACGGCATCCGCGGCACTTATGTGCCGCTCGCCGTCAAGCCTGAACGGCTGGAGGATGCGCTCCGCGGACTTGTCGCGCTCGGCTTTCGCGGCTGCAACGTCACCATGCCGCACAAGCAGACGGCGATGTCGCTGCTGACCCGCGTCAACGAGACCGCGAAGCGCATCGGCGCCGTCAACACCATCGTCGTCGAAGCGGACGGCACGCTCTCGGGCTTCAACAATGACGGCAACGGCTTTGTGCAGAGCCTGCGCGACGCCAGGGCCGACTGGCGCGGCGATGCGGGACCGATCCTGCTGCTCGGCGCCGGCGGCGCGTCGCGGGCGGTCGTCGTGGCGCTGCTTGAAAACGGCGCGCGCGAGATCCGCATCGCCAACCGCACCACTGAGAAGGCGCAGGCGCTCGCAAAGGAATTCGGCTCCGCCGTCAGCACCGTTGCGTGGGACGATCGCGCTGCGGCGCTTGCGGACGTGGCTCTGCTCGTCAACTGCACCGATCGCGGCATGGTCGGCAAGAGTGCGCTCGAGATCGACCTGTCGCGGCTGAAGCCTGCGACGCTCACCGCCGATCTCATCTACACGCCGCTCGAGACGCCGTTCCTGGCCGAGGCCCGCGCGCGCGGCTGCGTCACCGTGAACGGGCTCGGCCTGCTGCTCAACCAGGCGCGGCTCGCCTTCAAGGCCTGGTTCGGAATCATGCCGGACGTGACGCCCGAGCTGATCAAGGCCATCGAGGCGACGTTCTGA
- a CDS encoding DoxX family protein, with protein MITDQRMQAGGSLPSLGVLIDKANHLVQTIALPSVVQLVLRVALAVPFWRSGMLKWAGFLRLNDTAVTLFSDEFMLHLPGGPYHYPAPAVMAFLSGCGEIMFPILLVLGFGTRFAALGLLFMTVIVELTVPDGWPIHITWAAMALGIMAYGPGRVSLDHLIGRRLSPEPAADGHRVRR; from the coding sequence ATGATCACGGATCAACGCATGCAGGCGGGTGGCAGCCTCCCGTCACTCGGTGTTCTCATCGACAAGGCCAATCATCTCGTGCAGACCATCGCCTTGCCGTCGGTCGTTCAGCTGGTGCTGCGCGTCGCGCTGGCGGTGCCGTTCTGGCGCTCCGGCATGCTCAAATGGGCCGGCTTCCTCAGACTCAACGACACCGCGGTGACGCTGTTCAGCGACGAGTTCATGCTGCATCTGCCGGGCGGGCCCTATCACTATCCGGCGCCGGCGGTGATGGCCTTCCTCTCGGGATGCGGAGAAATCATGTTCCCGATCCTCCTCGTCCTCGGCTTCGGCACGCGGTTTGCCGCGCTCGGACTGCTGTTCATGACTGTCATCGTCGAGTTGACTGTGCCTGACGGCTGGCCGATCCACATCACCTGGGCGGCGATGGCGCTCGGCATCATGGCCTACGGGCCGGGGCGCGTCTCGCTCGACCATCTGATCGGCCGAAGGCTCTCGCCCGAGCCAGCTGCTGACGGCCATCGGGTTCGGCGATGA